The Deltaproteobacteria bacterium sequence AACGGCGGACGCCGCGACGTGCCCGTCATCATCGAGGAAGACCGTCTCACCGTCGGCTTCGGCGGCACGTGAGCGGTCTGACGAACAGGCCCGTAGGTTACGGGCCGCAGGATTCACGAAAAACAGGTCTCAACAAGACGGGAGCCCCTTTACGCTAAAGGGGCTCCCGTCTTTGTCGGCCCCCATGCCGCGCGGGCCGCGGCGAAGAGACCACAGGAGGAGAGATGGAAAGGACCCTGTCCATAGTTAAACCCGACGGAGTGAGAAAGAACCTCATCGGCAAGGTCATTGCCCGCTTCGAGGAGGCCGGCCTGCGGGTGGCGGCCCTCAAGATGGCCCGTCTCACCAGAGAGCAGGCCGAGGGCTTTTACGCCGTCCACCGGGAGCGCCCCTTCTTTGCAAGCCTCACCGAGTTCATGAGCTCCGGACCGGTGGTGCTCATGATAATAGAGGGCGATGGCGCCATAAGGAAGGTCCGGGAAATAATGGGCGCGACCAACCCGGCCGAGGCCGCACCAGGCACGATACGACGCGACTTCGCCGACTCCATCGAGGCCAACATCGTCCACGGCTCCGACGCCCCCGATACGGCGGCCTTCGAGACCTCCTACTTCTTCAACGCCCTCGAAAGGTTCTAACCCTTCTCCACGCGCAAGGCTCGCTGACGTACCGATGGAAACCACGGCGAAGATAAAGGCCCACTACGACTTCACCTCGCGGGACGCGAAGAACCTCGTCGACGTGCGACCCATCGTCGAGGCCCACCTCGACGAGTTCGCCGAGGCCTTCTACAACTACGTCAGGAACTTCGACAAGGCCCACGTCTACCTCAAGGACGATCAGACCATAAAGAGGCACCAGGACGCCCTCAAGCAGTGGCTCCTCAACCTCTTCGGCGGAGACTACGGTCCCCAGTACATGAAGGAGCTCGAGCGCATAGGCTACGCCCACGTGCAGATCGACCTCGACGCCCACTATGTCAACGCGGCCATGCACTTCGTGAAGCGCTACCTCACAGAGCTCCTCTCCAGCGAGATCGAAGACCGCAGCCGCCTCCTCTACGTGACCCGCTCGGTGGACAAGATCGTCGACATAAACCTCGATGTAATGACGAG is a genomic window containing:
- a CDS encoding nucleoside-diphosphate kinase encodes the protein MERTLSIVKPDGVRKNLIGKVIARFEEAGLRVAALKMARLTREQAEGFYAVHRERPFFASLTEFMSSGPVVLMIIEGDGAIRKVREIMGATNPAEAAPGTIRRDFADSIEANIVHGSDAPDTAAFETSYFFNALERF
- a CDS encoding heme-binding sensor globin domain-containing protein, producing METTAKIKAHYDFTSRDAKNLVDVRPIVEAHLDEFAEAFYNYVRNFDKAHVYLKDDQTIKRHQDALKQWLLNLFGGDYGPQYMKELERIGYAHVQIDLDAHYVNAAMHFVKRYLTELLSSEIEDRSRLLYVTRSVDKIVDINLDVMTSSYIEEEKKNVFLSQAVESKLIEFAKRYSYGLNLVLVLGLVVMGGLVIGLVIYDTLHVFDGKLEKGLLSTFGNLLMLWVVIELLDTEIEHLRGGKFAIKVFISVALVAIIRKILITSLKAEAVGAQLSLVAAVAVLGIVYWLIARVEK